The following nucleotide sequence is from Candidatus Aegiribacteria sp..
TTTCCCGGGGACGAAGTTGCTTAAAACGGCATTGGAAGATGGGCTTGTGAGTAATGCGCATGTAGACTATCGGAAGCAGGACAACCAGAAAAACAAGAGATATATTAATCTGCTTTTCTCTCTCGTAAACAGGGGTCTACCCAATCGGATTATAAAGATTCTAGCCTGGAAACCACTTGTGCGGCTGATGGAAACATGGTTATTCAGAACCTTCTTCTTTCTTCTGTCTCCTTTGTACGATAGACTTCTTGTTCCCCTGTTCAGAAAGAAGTATGTGAAAAGGTACAATTTCGTTCTTGATCAACTCAAGAAGGGGCAATATTCAGGGGCTTAACCCGCATCCATCAAACTCTTCTGCAGAATGATTCTACATTCTTTCAGCGTACTGAAACAGCCCTCCCGCGAGATAGATATCCCGGGCTACTTCACTCATGGGGTTGCCCTGATATGTGTTACCTCCCGCGATGAGGATACCGGCTTCAAGGTTCAATTCAGCTATCTCGAAATCGCTGAAAAGGTCATCGGGCAGGCGCGGCAGTTCGATGATTGGAAAACCGCTGTTAATAGCATTCCTTTTGTAGATGGCGCCGAATGACCTGGCAATCACCGCCTGTACACCCAGGGCTTTAAAGCAGTCAACCGCATGCTGGCGTGAACTGCCGGAACCGAAATTGTCACCTGCAAGGATTAGATCATCCTGCTGAGCTTCATCCGCAAAATTCTTGTAACCTTCAAGATTACCGAATGCGAACTGCCCCATCTCATCTATATCGGTTACAGCAAGATGTGCATTGTGATATATCATGTCCGTATCTATATCGCTGAAGAGTTTCCCGTTTTCACGGAGTACCCAGAGTCTTCCTTTCAAGATGAATTCGCGGGACATCACCGCACCTCCTTCAGTTCGTGTACAGAAGCAATT
It contains:
- a CDS encoding 3-isopropylmalate dehydratase, producing MSREFILKGRLWVLRENGKLFSDIDTDMIYHNAHLAVTDIDEMGQFAFGNLEGYKNFADEAQQDDLILAGDNFGSGSSRQHAVDCFKALGVQAVIARSFGAIYKRNAINSGFPIIELPRLPDDLFSDFEIAELNLEAGILIAGGNTYQGNPMSEVARDIYLAGGLFQYAERM